In the genome of Bdellovibrionota bacterium, the window TTTGAATCGTTCGAAGATCGCGAACGTTCGCCAACCTTAGAGGTATGGCAATGAGTTCATCCAGGCCGAGAGGCCAGGGGACATCGAACCCCCGGGGGAAGGAGAGGTTGGGGTCGTGCAGCGGATAAGCCGAGTCGCCCTGGACGATCTTCTCAATCCGATGGAGCCGGTAATACGGATCGGTCCCGTTTAGAGCGATCCCATGCTCGGTCACCGTTCCGGGAAGATTTTGAAAACGAAGAGCGAGGTAGAGGAACGAGAGAAGGATCCACGCGAGTCGATAGCGCACGGCCATGATTGTTGCGCAGAAACGGCGGGAAGACTAGAACCGGCTAGTGTCCCGAGTCGGGACACTAGAATATGTTTTCGAGCCGGACACCCGCGCAGTACGCCCCCAACGATCTTGCGCGAGCGATTGAAGAGAAGCGCTCCGCCGGAAATCCGTTCTTGGATCTCACGCTCTCCAATCCCACGCAAGCCGGTTTTCTCTATTCTCGGGACCTGTTGAACCCGCTAACGGATCTTGCTTCCCTTCGCTATGAGCCGTCTCCCCGGGGACTTCGGAATTCGAGAGAAGCTTTGGCCCAATATCTCTCCGCCAACGGTGCGAAGGTGGATCCGAATCATCTCTGGCTGACCAGCAGTACGAGCGAAGCGTACAGTTTTCTCATCAAGATGTTGGTGGATCCCGGCAACGAAGTGCTGATTCCCACGCCGAGCTATCCGCTCTTCGAACCGATTCTTTCGCTGGAAGGCGTGCGGTTCCAGACGTATCCGATTCAATACGATCGCGGGTGGAGAATCGATTTTGAAAGCTTGTCGGAGCGACTGACGCCCGAGACGAAGGCCCTGCTCGCAGTCAACCCGAACAACCCGACCGGCTCTTTCGTCAAGGCGGAAGAACGGCGGGATCTGTGGAGGATCTGCGAGGAGTGGAACCTCTCTTTGATCAGCGACGAAGTGTTTTTCAACTATCCTCTCGGGAAAGAGAGATCCGGAGTTTCGTTCTTGAAAAAGGGCGCCCCCGTTCCGACGTTCACAATGGGAGGCGTATCGAAAGAATTCGGCCTGCCCCAAATGAAGCTCTCGTGGATTCATGCAAGTGGGCCCCAACCCATTCTCGACGAGGCGAGTGAAAGACTCGACTGGATTGCCGACACCTATTTATCCGCATCGATACCCA includes:
- a CDS encoding pyridoxal phosphate-dependent aminotransferase; translation: MFSSRTPAQYAPNDLARAIEEKRSAGNPFLDLTLSNPTQAGFLYSRDLLNPLTDLASLRYEPSPRGLRNSREALAQYLSANGAKVDPNHLWLTSSTSEAYSFLIKMLVDPGNEVLIPTPSYPLFEPILSLEGVRFQTYPIQYDRGWRIDFESLSERLTPETKALLAVNPNNPTGSFVKAEERRDLWRICEEWNLSLISDEVFFNYPLGKERSGVSFLKKGAPVPTFTMGGVSKEFGLPQMKLSWIHASGPQPILDEASERLDWIADTYLSASIPIQGALPAWLKSGSEVMRQIRARILENESVANDLCKKSKTLEALPVEGGWCKILKFGDRLEEEPFATDLLRHEGVLVQPGYFFDLPFPAAAVVSLLVPTNEFSEGLRRVLRHAAR